A region from the Flavobacterium enshiense genome encodes:
- the cobU gene encoding bifunctional adenosylcobinamide kinase/adenosylcobinamide-phosphate guanylyltransferase — MIYLITGGERSGKSSYAENLAKDLATNPMYVATARKWDDDFQKRIDRHQQDRDERWINVENEKHLSEIDFSGKVAVVDCVTLWLTNFFVDTKNDVQASLEQAKAEFDKIANQQDAKIIIITNEIGMGVHADTHIGRKFTELQGWMNQYLAKNADEVVLMVSGIPVKIKGQ; from the coding sequence ATGATTTATTTGATAACAGGAGGAGAACGCTCCGGTAAGAGTTCATATGCTGAAAATCTGGCAAAAGATTTAGCAACTAATCCTATGTATGTTGCAACGGCTCGAAAATGGGACGATGATTTCCAAAAACGTATTGACCGCCATCAGCAAGATCGTGATGAAAGATGGATTAATGTTGAAAACGAAAAGCACTTGAGCGAAATCGATTTCTCCGGAAAAGTAGCTGTGGTCGATTGCGTAACGCTTTGGCTAACTAATTTTTTCGTTGATACCAAAAACGATGTGCAGGCAAGTCTTGAACAGGCTAAGGCAGAATTCGATAAAATTGCGAATCAGCAGGATGCAAAGATCATAATTATCACCAATGAAATTGGAATGGGCGTGCATGCGGATACTCATATCGGTAGAAAATTTACCGAGTTGCAGGGCTGGATGAACCAATACCTGGCTAAAAATGCCGATGAGGTTGTGCTGATGGTATCCGGAATTCCAGTGAAAATAAAAGGACAGTAA
- a CDS encoding diphthine--ammonia ligase, giving the protein MNFVSSWSGGKDSCYAMMKAVAAGFVPKVLLNMMNENGKISRSHGLALEILKQQAQKMQLPLEAVPATWGDYEEKFIGILQHLNNTYDLKAAVFGDIDIQSHKDWEDKVCEAALLKAVLPLWQQDRIALVHEMIKAGVETMIVSCNNQMGEQYLGKILTKELAAELEEKGIDPCGENGEFHTLVVNCPLFSEAIVLPKYTTTTHNNYCFVVWEA; this is encoded by the coding sequence ATGAACTTTGTAAGTTCCTGGAGTGGTGGAAAAGACAGTTGCTATGCCATGATGAAAGCGGTTGCTGCCGGTTTTGTCCCAAAGGTGTTGCTGAATATGATGAACGAAAACGGAAAAATTTCCCGCTCTCACGGATTGGCTTTGGAAATTCTTAAGCAGCAGGCTCAGAAAATGCAATTACCACTTGAAGCGGTTCCGGCGACTTGGGGCGATTACGAAGAGAAATTTATCGGAATACTCCAGCACTTGAATAATACGTATGATTTGAAAGCAGCCGTCTTTGGCGATATTGATATTCAATCACATAAAGACTGGGAAGATAAAGTTTGTGAAGCTGCGTTGTTGAAGGCAGTTTTACCGCTTTGGCAACAAGACCGTATTGCATTAGTTCATGAAATGATTAAAGCAGGTGTTGAAACGATGATAGTTTCCTGTAACAACCAAATGGGTGAACAATATTTAGGGAAAATACTAACCAAAGAGCTGGCTGCCGAATTAGAAGAAAAAGGAATTGACCCTTGCGGTGAAAATGGTGAATTTCATACTTTAGTCGTAAATTGTCCTTTATTTTCGGAGGCGATTGTACTGCCTAAATACACTACGACGACTCATAACAACTACTGTTTTGTGGTTTGGGAAGCATAA